A stretch of the Capsicum annuum cultivar UCD-10X-F1 chromosome 8, UCD10Xv1.1, whole genome shotgun sequence genome encodes the following:
- the LOC107879021 gene encoding uncharacterized protein LOC107879021, which produces MEYASAYAPQLDLDEKVKSTLGRDIPHTEKKFFGEDLNGHTETTSMGYNDVHSDLGFGNRKEFRFWILQELFDLVIADSRKEKHLVTFHNTVAKTQIDLLLRKSDKRFI; this is translated from the exons ATGGAATACGCGAG TGCTTACGCACCACAACTGGACTTGGACGAGAAGGTCAAAAGCACACTTGGACGAGATATCCCTCACACAGAGAAGAAATTCTTTGGAGAAGATTTAAATGGCCACACCGAGACAACTTCGATGGGCTACAATGATGTGCATAGTGATCTCGGTTTTGGGAATAGAAAGGAGTTTCGCTTTTGGATTTTGCAAGAGCTTTTTGATTTGGTGATAGCAGACTCGAGGAAGGAGAAGCACTTGGTCACCTTTCATAATACGGTGGCAAAGACTCAAATCGATCTACTCCTAAGGAAGAGTGATAAGAGGTTTATATAG